TGGGCGACTACCGTCAGATGCGGAATAACGGATTTTACATGTACTTGGGGTCGGAGCATCCTTGACTTGTACCTCTACATAACCCAGAACACCTCCACAATTCCCCCCTACCCAAGAAAAGGCATCTCCAGTTTCAACCGTATGACCGATACCATTAGGGTGAGGACAAGGGTAGCCGCAGCGAAGAGTAATGGTTTCACCTTGCATTTCAATCGTAGGGTCGGTTGAACAGTCAGTTTTTTTTTCAATAACTGCTTTATAAT
This portion of the Moritella sp. Urea-trap-13 genome encodes:
- a CDS encoding type II secretion system protein, with the translated sequence MRHRSNGFTLIELVIVIVILGILAATASSKIFNLSADARIATLESLEGAILSASSMVNYKAVIEKKTDCSTDPTIEMQGETITLRCGYPCPHPNGIGHTVETGDAFSWVGGNCGGVLGYVEVQVKDAPTPSTCKIRYSASDGSRPPIISLTDSGC